A genomic segment from Streptosporangium roseum DSM 43021 encodes:
- a CDS encoding sugar phosphate isomerase/epimerase family protein, protein MSIKVANAPVNFGIYRADGAPLDADALLGALAGAGYDGIDSGPIGYLGTGAELRERLARTGMGLAGGWVDLRYEDAGGFAADLAGLDAALAVFASVPVADGRFAPRPTLACTAHPARFAGGDAPGLPGEAWAGFAARVQRAAGRCRDHGLEPVFHHHLGTLVETPEEIGRLLELTDVSLCLDTGHLWLAGGDPVVALREWGGRIRQVHLKDASREARDRVRATGGDLAAVVAGGAFPALGAGEVDLAGVLGGLGGYEGWLVVEQDVPGSGQDLGRALEDQRANRAWLRAHGL, encoded by the coding sequence ATGTCGATCAAGGTCGCGAACGCCCCCGTCAACTTCGGGATCTACCGGGCGGACGGCGCCCCGCTGGACGCCGACGCCCTGCTCGGCGCGCTCGCCGGGGCGGGCTACGACGGGATCGACTCGGGGCCGATCGGCTACCTGGGCACCGGCGCCGAGCTCCGGGAACGGCTGGCACGGACCGGGATGGGCCTGGCGGGCGGCTGGGTGGACCTGCGCTACGAGGACGCCGGCGGGTTCGCGGCCGACCTCGCCGGGCTGGACGCGGCGCTGGCGGTGTTCGCGAGCGTGCCGGTCGCCGACGGGCGGTTCGCCCCCCGCCCCACCCTGGCCTGCACGGCCCATCCGGCGCGGTTCGCCGGAGGCGACGCCCCCGGCCTGCCTGGTGAGGCGTGGGCGGGCTTCGCCGCCCGGGTCCAGCGGGCGGCCGGCCGCTGCCGGGACCACGGCCTGGAGCCCGTCTTCCACCACCACCTGGGAACGCTGGTGGAGACCCCGGAGGAGATCGGGCGGCTGCTGGAGCTCACCGACGTCTCGCTCTGCCTGGACACCGGCCATCTCTGGCTGGCGGGCGGCGACCCGGTGGTGGCGCTGCGGGAGTGGGGCGGCCGGATCAGGCAGGTGCACCTCAAGGACGCGAGCCGGGAGGCGCGCGACCGGGTGCGGGCGACCGGCGGCGACCTGGCGGCCGTCGTCGCGGGGGGCGCCTTCCCCGCCCTGGGCGCAGGGGAGGTCGATCTGGCCGGCGTCCTGGGCGGGCTCGGCGGCTACGAGGGCTGGCTGGTCGTCGAGCAGGACGTTCCCGGCTCTGGCCAGGACCTCGGCCGGGCCCTGGAGGACCAGCGCGCCAACCGCGCCTGGCTGCGCGCCCACGGTCTCTGA
- a CDS encoding aryldialkylphosphatase, with amino-acid sequence MPEASLVTREAPLVRTVSGPCTPSSVNGAVLPREHLRSDMRWAAGVLSDPHRWLDEEQEVTRELCGLRQSDRLGLVVELSCIGMGRDAASLARVTAGSRVAVVAGTGFFAGPFTPSWALDADVDALTRHLLTEIEDGLDGTSARPGVIGEIGVWGDEPTPAEERCVAAAARASLASGLPVATHHRGGLTLLEILLGEGLPAHRVSVADAGTDPSAPRKIVERGGYVCLTSLGADRLRQALDLIDAGYAHRLLLSSGLSKVSEIERYGGGGYSHLFRTFLPRLREAGISEETISQITHDNPLRWLTCME; translated from the coding sequence ATGCCTGAGGCTTCCCTCGTCACACGCGAGGCTCCCCTTGTCAGGACCGTCAGCGGCCCCTGCACCCCGTCCTCCGTCAACGGAGCGGTCCTCCCCCGCGAGCACCTGCGCAGCGACATGCGCTGGGCGGCCGGTGTCCTCTCCGACCCCCACCGGTGGCTGGACGAGGAGCAGGAGGTCACCAGGGAGCTGTGCGGGCTGCGCCAGTCCGACAGGCTCGGCCTGGTCGTCGAGCTGAGCTGCATCGGCATGGGCCGCGACGCCGCCTCGCTGGCCCGGGTCACGGCCGGCAGCCGGGTGGCCGTGGTGGCCGGGACCGGCTTCTTCGCCGGTCCGTTCACCCCCTCCTGGGCACTCGACGCCGACGTGGACGCCCTCACCCGCCACCTGCTGACCGAGATCGAGGACGGCCTGGACGGCACCAGCGCCCGCCCCGGCGTGATCGGCGAGATCGGCGTCTGGGGCGACGAGCCGACCCCCGCCGAGGAGCGTTGCGTGGCCGCCGCCGCCAGGGCGTCCCTGGCCTCCGGCCTGCCGGTCGCCACCCACCACCGCGGCGGCCTGACCCTGCTGGAGATCCTCCTCGGTGAGGGCCTGCCCGCCCACCGGGTCAGCGTCGCCGACGCCGGGACCGACCCGTCGGCCCCCCGTAAGATCGTCGAGAGGGGCGGCTACGTCTGCCTCACCTCCCTGGGCGCCGACCGGCTCCGGCAGGCGCTGGACCTCATCGACGCCGGATACGCGCACCGGCTGCTGCTCAGCAGCGGCCTGTCCAAGGTCTCCGAGATCGAACGGTACGGCGGAGGCGGCTACAGCCACCTGTTCCGCACCTTCCTGCCCCGGCTGCGCGAGGCCGGGATCAGCGAGGAGACCATCAGCCAGATCACCCACGACAACCCTCTCCGCTGGCTCACCTGCATGGAGTGA